Below is a window of Rhodamnia argentea isolate NSW1041297 chromosome 11, ASM2092103v1, whole genome shotgun sequence DNA.
gccAAAGAGGACAATTttcctattaaaaaaattaatttttatttattgatttctttcattgatctaacatttttatgtttttctcttcatttttttcttctttcttctttattttttttataggccGGTCACCGGCCATGGTGGGTGAGCATCGAGTGACGCCGAGGCCGAGCTTGGCCTTTGCCGGATCAAGTGAGGTTGGTGCCCGATCGCCAAAACGTTACCTGGCCGACGACCAACCGATGAAGAATTTAaagaagaaataggaaaaacaaggataaaaaaattttaaaattttaaaaatttatgtattgttttttaaaataataaaaaataaaatgaatgtaAATTGTAAAGAAGTCGAGGGAGCAAACATGAGGGAAATtgctttcctcttctcaaaaagaagaaaatattttccccaattttaaAAGAGTTTTTTCtatgggtgaaaaatattttcattgactaacttattttccgcaaaataaATGccggaaaattctaaaaatgttttcaaagttattgttcgcgaaataaatggagcttagTTACGAATACAGCATATATTGGACAAAGCTACAAGAACTCTCGTGTGGCATTCAAGTGTCATAAGTTTTTAAACAATCATTTATATATCTCAGCTTTTAAAAACAGATATCACATCGACAATTTTTCTTGCTTGAAAATGGCACGTGGCATTAATGTAGAATATGAGTTTTCGGCAACAAATTTGCTGATGTGATCTATTTCTATAAGTTATTACTCATGTTGAAAAGTTATGTTATTACTCATGttgaaaagttatggcactaaaATAATTGTCTTATGGAAGTTATGATATTGTTAGTGTCCTAAAGCAAACTCTAACAATTATATTTCCAGTAACAATTTGAAGTGTGAGAGCGCATCGCATTAATACAGGAAATATGTTACGCCACTATCGAGGGACATAGGTTTGTCTAGTGACAACATCCAATAAGGGTGTTTTGGTCATTTACAGCGCGAACACCGAATTTAAAAGATAACCTTACAAATTTGGAAAGCTTTTTAATAATCAGTCAATATGGTTATGATCCATGAATTGTAGATTCATATGCTCACTGATCTCCAAAAGAAAACTAATTGCCATAACAACACAAATTATTCCACATTTCTTTCCTGATGGGTAAGTTTCAGCTGGTGATAGTTCCCTCTCTATCTCCTTCTGGGGTTGAAAATCTGTATGAAGCTCAAGTTTCTGATAAGGTTGAAGTTATCGACCCTTCACGCCATGGAGATCCAATTGCTGCTCTGCTCTGCCTGATGCACCATGCTATCCACCCAACAGCATTAACTTGCTATTTAGATCCTTCTAAATTCATCAACATAAAGTAATATGGACGAGGATTTACGACAATAACATCTGGAACTCGAGTACAATCTCATCTGCAAGAAAAAGTTAGGCATCTGCAATGTAACAAACGTGAAATTTGGCTTACCTGTTTGCTTGGAAACCTGTCCGCAAGATCTCGTCAAAACCGCTTtgatgttgttgtttttttttttttttttgctcttttcatTTGCCCTTCTTTTCTCTATATCTTGGATCGAATTCCTATCTTGAAGTTAGTATATATATACACGTACTTACCATTCAATGAGATGAACTGAGCTATGTGAGTTTGTAGGACATGAACCATCGACGGAGTAGCCATGTCCTTGCCTTAATGCAACGAAGTTATATGACGAACCAGGAGTGCCACCAGGATCTACCTGTACAATGACATCAAGATCTTCTATGAAATATATCTCTCAGGACGAAAATCTATCTCTacaataaggaaaaataaaatgttgtTTCCTGTATCTCAACCGACACCGACATCATCCTAAACAAATTTGTGAACTGAACTGTTCATTATGAAACATGCGTACCCCCGTCCAAAGTGCCTGCCCCCTGTTCAGGAACATCGAGGGCTTCATGGATCCATCGTGAGAATGCTTGGAACGGCCACGAAGAAAACAAGTCACTCCACCACGAGTTCATCCAGCTTGTACTTTGCTCGACATCAGACAGTTCGTCGCCATCGTCGGGAAATTTGTCGCCAGAAGATTCGTGGAGTTGGTAGCGGCAGACGGGACATGTGTTGTGGATGTGCAGCCACGGGACGATGCAATCCGAATGATAAAAGTGCTTGCACGGCATCTCCCTTACTTCGCCGCCTCCGATCTCAAACTCTTCCTTGCATACGGGGCAGTGCATGTCGCTGCTCAGATGTTTTTCGGTTACTTCAACCGTGGGTAAGGATTCGATAGATGAAGCAGGTGCAGGAGGGGGTCCCGGGCGGTCATTCTGTGTCAACTCTTCGATAAGCTCATTCAAGGAATTCTCATCGCCGCTGTCATTGCTCCTAAGATTCGCTCTAGGTGCCGGGTTCTCTCGTGGATGGACAAGCCCCGGCCGGCGAGGTCGTTCGAAGAACTGCAGTGTATCTCGCGAACTTGAAAATGGGCCATCTCCGCTTTCTGTTTCCCATATGACCGTCCTGCCAAAATCAAAACCCTGCCTCATCGTCGGGGGTTGGTCGAGCAGCCGAGCCATGCTATCGAGTAATTGAACAGCCCGATTGGGCACGCGGCCTCCAAGATCAGCCACTAATCTTGGCCTCGACACATCGAGCTCGCAATGCAGTTCGTTGAAACAGAAGGGACAAGATGTGTCGTATGGATCATTACACGCGAGCCGAACGGCCCGCTGGCATACACGACACCAATAGTAATGGAAAGTCCTCATTCTCCTGATTCCATTGACGACTACAGGAGGACGACGGGCAGATGACATGGTAGCGGGGGCGAGGAGGAGAGTTTCGGGGATTCTTATTcttttggctgatgaagaaaaAGGGGTGAGATGATGAACAGAAGAGAGGGGCATTTATATTGGGCGTGCGGGAAATGGGTTTGGATTCCTTGCTTGTCGATTTTAGTTAGGTTCTTGTGGGTGAATCCACATTCAATTCAACAGCAGAAAGGAATGGCTTAGGATTCAGGGGAGGCGATTCCTTCTCCCCGTGCGATGTTTCTTTGGATAGCCACTTTGTCTTCCTTCGTCATCGTCTCATCAAAGAGGATAAACTGAAGCTAATGCAAATCCTCGCGGGCTTTCTTCCTGTGCACTTCTAGACTTTGCTTTTGACGAGCAATCGAACGGGCAAACTTGTTAAGCAAGAAGGTTTATAGCTTAGAATCACTCAAAGAAATATGCAATAGGCCCAAGAGACAGACTTGTAGAAAGATCAATTGACTGATTGGATACTTTATCAGTTTTTAATGTAAGTTTAAAGACTTATCAACATGGGACTAAACGGTTCCTCACTTTACGAGGAATGGTTTTGTCCACAGACCACTAAAATTCTGCATCCAAAGGCCGATGTTCTCGGCCCGCCCAACGCTTCGGACCAATAGATGATTCGCGAATGAATTCTCGAGTCCTGGGCCCAAAACGACAAGCTCCCCCCTTCCTTGAAAGCGCAGACGACAGTCACAACTATGCCTCTGCCTCCACACGTGTCAACAACCCtatcctctctcgctctctcgctcgctcgctcgccgCCACTTCCATCGGCCTGCGACGGCGAGAAGAATGAGCCCAATCCTGTCGACCGTCGATTACTGGCTGGTCCACCACCCAGCAATCCACAACTTCCGGTGGGAGCAAGGCCAGACCTTGGCCTCCTCCCCTCTCTTCCTCACCCTCGCCGTCCTCTCCTACCTCTCCCTCACCCTAGTCCTCTCGCGCCTCCTCCCGCCGCCCGCCCTCGGGCCCCACCTCCTCAGGCCAATCGCGGCCCTCCACAACCTCGCCCTCACCGTCCTCTCCCTCGCCATGGCCGCCGGATGCGCTCTCTCCGCCGCCTCCCAAATGCCCGACACCCGCTGGATCTTCTGCTTCCCGGCCAATACCCAGCCGGCGGGGCCCACATTCTTCTGGGCCTACGTGTTCTACCTCTCCAAGATGCTCGAGTTCGTGGACACGTTGCTGATAATACTGTCAGGGTCGTATCAGCGGCTGACGTTCCTCCACGTCTACCACCACTCGACGGTGGTGGTGATGTGCTACCTGTGGCTGCAGACGGCGCAGTCGCTGTTCCCGGTGGCCCTGGTGACGAACGCGTCGGTGCACGTGGTGATGTACAGCTACTATCTGCTGTGCGCGGTGGGGGCGCGTCCCAAGTGGAAGAGGCTGGTCACGAATGGCCAGATCGTGCAGTTCGTGTTCAGCTTCGTGGTGTCCGTCGTGATGCTGTGGTACCATTTCGGGGGATCGGATCCGGGTTGCTCCGGGATTTGGGGATGGTGCTTCAATGCGGGGTTCAACGCCTCCCTCTTGGCTCTCTTCGTGGATTTCCACGTCAAGAACTACGCCGGCGCCGGGAAGAGGAAGCGGATGTGAATTGCCGTGACGTGGATTCACAGTGTCCACAAGTTTCCGCTTCAGTTTTGAGGAATGGATTTGCTATTTTCTTTGGTCTTTTCTCATTTCTACCCCCTGTAAGCCTTGCTGAGATTTCGGAACTGGATTGGGCCGATTGGCTGGCCGGTCTTGTGGAATCCTTCCGGGGAAAATGATTGGTTCTCCCGTTATAGAAAATCCCAAATGCGACCGAAGTTAGACACGATAAAGAATCGATCCATCGCTGCGCTTTGATCACTTTCGGCTTGTCTTCTTCGGAGGACGTATCGTAATCGTACCTCCCCGTCATCTGTCCAAAAGATAGAAGGTTGCATGTCCAGTATGAACATGGATGAAATGGGCTTTCTTCAGagcaaaattaaataataataataataataaatgggCTTGCTTCCTGCCCGAAACTAATTCCGAGCATGGAAACGACCCGacgttgtatttttttttttcctaatttggcACTTCCAATTTCGCCCTTTTGCATCATTAGCATGGATTTGAGAATTACCAAGAAACGAAACGAGTCTCGTATCACCGCTTCCTAAAACAGCCCGAATAGATCGAAATTACTCGTTTGAGTTTGAGCGGAGGAAATGTCCTAAATATAATAAACAGATACAACATAGACGGGACATAGTAGTACTGCACATTGCTGTCCTCTTTGGTCAAAACACGGGCTACATTCTCGCTAATTAGCGCATATGAATCCGACCAAGTACAAATGATCGATCATCTCATACATAGTCTTCTCTTCCGAGGTGATGCCCACACTACCAAGATTCAGATGCTTCCAGCAATCacagaagaggaaagaaaagcaaataactGAGTTGGAGTTCCAGAAggggaagaaggggaaaaaggaagTAGAACTAGAGCAGAAGATTAGCAAATGCAAAACGAAGAGATTTCGATCAAGTAGTATTCAATTCACGCTACGTAGGAAAGGTCCCCTCGCGCGTACCTCTCGGCTCTCGGACGTTCATACCAATGTCGTGATATGGAGGAGACAACGTAGGACTCGCGCATTCAGTGCTGTCCTAACCCCTGCATTCTATTGGACCACTTTGGTTCACAAGTGTACGGACAATTATTCTGCGCTCCCTATCTATATCCCCCACGATTTAAAACCTGTCCCCGTTTCTTACCAAGAAACGGACTGGATTGGACAACTAGAGATTGCATGATAATCATTATGGTTCTCTAATTTTGttctccggaaaaaaaaaatatgagaatcatgtttggtaatgtaaatgattctgatattttgcagcaaaaacaagaataacaaaaaaaatatatatagttttggaaaaagaatcacttttaagaattacaaaatagaatgaagttccatatctctcacttttttttttcagttctctcaatttttcctcgacCTAAAACATAACGAGGTCTCgttttcaaataaaatatatattataataaaagcttacataaaaaataaaaaattcaaaaaaattcaaaaaaaaaaaaatggaaaaattctaaaaaataagaaaattttcagaaaatcactaaaaatagaaaaagcttagattaggctagtttgacctcattttcaaaaatttgggcATAGATTTCCtatatttcatagattttgttcttttttagaaaaataataaacacCATTATAATTAAACTcaaaccacatttctctaagcccttggggcttcattaggattttatgatgtgatttatcaattccatgattccttgattgcacatttgATTCCATTGGTTGTGACTTgcctaggtttatgtactttaggcTTCgtatagttttaaaaaaatttggaaaaagacaaaaataacatcgtgaacacttagcaagctCTTGTTCTCAAGTTTTAGATGAATTAATattgagatttgatttcctaGAACCAAAAATACACATAATGCAGGGCGGTGCGGTGCAGTGCATTTTCTTTGTAGAAACAAATGTGTCGCTCGTGTTGGTTGTCCGCTCGCTCAAAAGAGTTCGATGAAATACCCCAATAATTGGTGAAAATGActcgtgatgattcttgatatttatttttacatttcaatatgcactatgttatataagagaatcaatatgaattaatttttgattaattcgaaatgtaggatgaaatttcacaaagtaactacgtaattatttcacttaaatgacaaaaattgggaagatcaATTATTtccgagaacataaattttgtgcggttatcaaacgcgtttatattccgggaacagaaattttggccggttaccaaacgcattctgattctctaaaacttctctagggaacaaaatcagaaaaaattcattttaatcggaatcactTTGTTAGATCGGAATGGTTGCTATGCGGGTCCCTAGTGTCCCAAGTCTGATTGTGAATACTTCGATTTGGAGTCGTTGTTGATTATTGTTTGGATCAAGCACGCGTCGGTATCGGCATTACGTATAGCTCTTTCAGTGTTCAACTCCTCAAATTCGATGCTTCTACCGTTGATTAGTGACTAGAACATTTTCTCATGATTCATCACGGAACTAAAGAGAACTTTCCAAGAAAATTATAATATCTGCCAAACCATATGGGAGAAATTCAAACCACTTGTGCAAATCACTAGAACAGGAAATTATATTGCTTTGGTTGCATTTGCTGGCCATCCGACTCTAGGAAATGTTCAGAACCAAGAGTGAGAAGCCCAATAAAGAGAGCGAAAAACACACGAAAGCAAAGAATTGAAAAGTCCTTAATCAAATTCTGCATGTATTCCCCCACGTTCTTCTGTCCTGATTAAGCACCTTTTGGCTTCAATTTGACGTAGTTCCTGGAGTAGAAGTCAATGAAGAGAACCAAAAGGGAAGCGCAGAACAACATGTTGAAGCCACAACCCAAGATCCCAGAGCAGCCTAGCCCAGTGAAATGGCAATACAACACCAAACCGAAAGCCAAGAAACTGAACCAGAACTGCCCAATCTGACAGTGGGTCACCAACTTCTTCCACTTTGGACGCACCCCCACCGAGCACAGGAAATAGTAGCTGTACATCAACACGTGCACCGACGTGTTGATGGTCAGAGCCACTGGAAAGAAAGACTGCGAGGTGTTCAACCACACGTAGCACATGATCACCACCGTCGCGTGGTGGTAAACGTGGAGGAACGAGAGCCGCCTGATGGACCCGCTGAGTATGATCAAGAAGGTGTCCACGAACTCGAGGATCTTGGATAAATAGAAGACGTAGGCCCAGAAGAAGACGGGGCCGGAGGGAGGCGTGTTCTTGGGGAAGCAGATGATCCAGTGGAGGCTAGGGGCGTGGGAGATGCTGGAGAGGACGCATCCGACGGTCATGGCGAGGGACAGGGTGAAGAGGACGAGGTTGTGGACGGCTGTGACGGCTCTGAGGAGCTGCGGCTTGACTGAGAGCTGGGCGTAGTAGAGGAGCGAAGTGACGGCGAGGTAGGAGAGGACGGTGAGGGCCAGAAAGAGATGGGAGGAGCCAAAGGTGCGGTCCTGTTTCCAGGAGAAGTTGATGATGTAGGGGTGGTTCACGAACCAGTATTGGGTGGTGGTAAAAATGGAGCTCATGGTAGGCGCAAGGCTCCTGGCGCCGCCGTAGCCGGCGGCGGAGGTTGTGTGCGGAGCGAATGACATCCGGGGATCTTGGGACGTCAAGAAGTGGGAGGGGAGTGTTGGTTTTCAGGCATTTAGGTGGGTTTTATGATGTGCGAGAGCGTGAGGAAGTTGTCGTAACGAGAAAATTATACAATACGACCGTACAGAATAATCGTTCCCAGGACACGTTGCCTCCTCCTGGTTTCTATGGTCAGTTGCCATGTATGGACACACATGCACTACAAATGTTTTGATAGGTCAAAAGTGTGGACATtgcccatgtttttttttttttttttggtaaccgaggTTTTCCACGTGCAATAGACTATTCCTCGGGGTGGTGGGGGTATGAGCGccaatggactattcctcgaGGTGGTGGGGTATGAGCGCCAATGTCACCGGTTAAGTCCCCCAAGACGCGGTCGGGGAGATTCAAACCtgggacctcatcggtttaactatCTAAGGCCCAGGGATCTCATCAACTCACCTAACGCCTCATTGGCAACATTGCCCATGTTTATTTTCGGATAAGTCTAGAAATGGATAATGTCCATGATTTTAActcataaaaattagaaatgaaAGAGAACATGGACTATGTACAAAGGCCAAACTCACTACTACCGTATCTTTGATTAGTGGGTTACTAGTATGGGCACCATTCACAttcaatttggtttttttttttttttatcgagtaAGCACGGA
It encodes the following:
- the LOC115747328 gene encoding elongation of fatty acids protein 3-like, with product MSFAPHTTSAAGYGGARSLAPTMSSIFTTTQYWFVNHPYIINFSWKQDRTFGSSHLFLALTVLSYLAVTSLLYYAQLSVKPQLLRAVTAVHNLVLFTLSLAMTVGCVLSSISHAPSLHWIICFPKNTPPSGPVFFWAYVFYLSKILEFVDTFLIILSGSIRRLSFLHVYHHATVVIMCYVWLNTSQSFFPVALTINTSVHVLMYSYYFLCSVGVRPKWKKLVTHCQIGQFWFSFLAFGLVLYCHFTGLGCSGILGCGFNMLFCASLLVLFIDFYSRNYVKLKPKGA
- the LOC115747329 gene encoding elongation of fatty acids protein 3-like, whose amino-acid sequence is MSPILSTVDYWLVHHPAIHNFRWEQGQTLASSPLFLTLAVLSYLSLTLVLSRLLPPPALGPHLLRPIAALHNLALTVLSLAMAAGCALSAASQMPDTRWIFCFPANTQPAGPTFFWAYVFYLSKMLEFVDTLLIILSGSYQRLTFLHVYHHSTVVVMCYLWLQTAQSLFPVALVTNASVHVVMYSYYLLCAVGARPKWKRLVTNGQIVQFVFSFVVSVVMLWYHFGGSDPGCSGIWGWCFNAGFNASLLALFVDFHVKNYAGAGKRKRM
- the LOC115747327 gene encoding E3 ubiquitin-protein ligase RZF1-like, whose product is MPLSSVHHLTPFSSSAKRIRIPETLLLAPATMSSARRPPVVVNGIRRMRTFHYYWCRVCQRAVRLACNDPYDTSCPFCFNELHCELDVSRPRLVADLGGRVPNRAVQLLDSMARLLDQPPTMRQGFDFGRTVIWETESGDGPFSSSRDTLQFFERPRRPGLVHPRENPAPRANLRSNDSGDENSLNELIEELTQNDRPGPPPAPASSIESLPTVEVTEKHLSSDMHCPVCKEEFEIGGGEVREMPCKHFYHSDCIVPWLHIHNTCPVCRYQLHESSGDKFPDDGDELSDVEQSTSWMNSWWSDLFSSWPFQAFSRWIHEALDVPEQGAGTLDGGRSWWHSWFVI